A part of Aegilops tauschii subsp. strangulata cultivar AL8/78 chromosome 2, Aet v6.0, whole genome shotgun sequence genomic DNA contains:
- the LOC109759274 gene encoding uncharacterized protein, giving the protein MAPPPLATAAAAEDTAELLEVRCVGCSETLEVERGLTEFVCPDCATPQSLPPELMPPPRRRALPLPRGAADARGARLPCGACGELLSVPVGLSRCACPFCGAELAVDSARLRNYILASAAAAVAPRSSASVPPIVAARERWQECPSYAMHAGLHQAEPDARLIPPRRTQVERPSRFIHVHRDEQEYPDHMIDGEEIHVANETVANHSRQGNRPSLGRGIVGNEERQVFPQNVNEVRNHVNDQRPSYHIQPKRAQLACLRRVIHSEEMEDGSLSHEIYREARHTELIYEATATHRNQRVGCSTGPQTPSIGERHMGTPTQIIHQAHKQPYHESHAEGSQIDCLDVDGVVHPPVNQANHGEEASTEMIDKMLSRESTWPIGCSVGPNSVNVEKRKVSTTNHVKQHMQKEQSDATPSEHTQKEHPDQAIHEPTNHLTNAEAMYSFPIKETTARCSKQKKPELVNAKTIAEKRHVESLNHNIQQAEGQTSDTDSHEIQVDFERQSKANERHGNTSTLNGREHFTPPNKLADLKQKNVCTNDEIQKEQTEGNVSKQTSGWTQKKNRKGSIASSNDGLQLKHSKRLAKDSSAAMENKPLESDAGDLQNFGRNVQVPEDAMDDESIEWVPLQQCPPSPDCEVSVATTDTDSVESDDDEDYVVSPNQSMSESDHPDNDEDYCRSVHKVPQEISGESDDPDVTTTPLVPDMSDPEHFARNYLPLEVRRALAKGKKVGGRLCLKVWTLPKGVRIPVSLNTSGLPVGENAIMLINFLGALARDAVLAPLTYVSWKTFPKENKDVMWHIVKLKFDVDPPRELSVLSSIRNKWKFWKCHLKLKHHDPHITEEERLADRDPRVPEEQWRVLIAYWNTEKAKARSAAGKACRAKSTYITKTGSKSFARIFEEESRSGDPALENPESPEDDYAPAMGAKRRASARTYTPGPSPKDLQERSDPQAARAKRKAGDEVSTPRKKVVVTEESRPKNSQENAVLEAARAKRKAEDEAAALRKKVIVMEESQKKLQEDLARVTNAMSAMQKMMSTGGLPNGITDEPVMLPSFQQERNEANSDDVLEPHIVYSGPRHPSSHNQRTR; this is encoded by the exons ATGGCGCCACCGCCGCTagccacggcggcggcggccgaggacACCGCGGAGCTCCTGGAGGTGCGCTGCGTGGGGTGCAGTGAGACGTTGGAGGTGGAGCGGGGGCTGACGGAGTTCGTCTGCCCCGACTGCGCCACGCCGCAGTCGCTCCCCCCGGAGCTCATGCCCCCGCCCCGCCGGAGGGCGCTGCCCCTGCCGCGCGGCGCCGCGGACGCGCGCGGGGCGAGGCTGCCGTGCGGCGCCTGCGGCGAGCTCCTCAGCGTGCCGGTCGGGCTATCGCGCTGCGCCTGCCCTTTCTGCGGCGCCGAGCTGGCCGTCGACTCCGCCCGCCTCCGGAACTACATCCTGGCCTCCGCCGCGGCGGCCGTCGCACCGCGCTCCTCGGCATCCGTCCCTCCGATTGTTGCTGCCCGGGAG AGATGGCAAGAGTGTCCTAGTTACGCAATGCACGCAGGGCTACACCAAGCAGAACCTGATGCGAGGTTAATTCCTCCACGGAGGACGCAGGTAGAGCGTCCCAGTCGTTTCATTCACGTGCATCGGGATGAACAAGAGTATCCTGATCATATGATTGATGGAGAGGAGATACATGTGGCTAATGAGACTGTTGCAAATCATAGCCGTCAGGGAAATCGACCTTCACTTGGCCGTGGTATTGTAGGTAATGAGGAGAGACAAGTTTTTCCTCAAAATGTAAATGAGGTCAGAAATCATGTAAATGATCAGCGCCCTAGTTACCATATTCAGCCAAAGCGAGCGCAGCTGGCATGCCTGCGTAGAGTCATTCATTCAGAAGAGATGGAGGATGGGTCTCTCAGCCATGAAATTTATAGAGAGGCGAGACATACTGAATTGATATACGAGGCTACTGCAACTCATAGGAACCAGAGAGTTGGATGCTCCACTGGCCCCCAAACTCCAAGTATAGGGGAGAGGCATATGGGGACTCCTACTCAGATCATACATCAGGCGCACAAACAGCCTTATCATGAAAGTCATGCGGAAGGCAGTCAGATAGACTGTCTAGATGTGGATGGGGTGGTTCATCCGCCAGTCAACCAAGCAAATCATGGAGAAGAGGCATCCACTGAGATGATCGATAAAATGCTTTCAAGGGAGAGCACTTGGCCTATTGGATGTTCAGTTGGACCCAACTCTGTTAATGTAGAGAAGAGAAAGGTATCAACCACGAATCATGTCAAGCAACATATGCAAAAAGAACAGTCTGATGCAACTCCTTCAGAACACACACAGAAAGAGCATCCGGATCAGGCAATTCATGAGCCTACCAATCATCTAACTAATGCAGAAGCAATGTACTCTTTTCCTATAAAGGAGACTACTGCAAGGTGTAGCAAGCAGAAAAAACCAGAGTTAGTTAATGCCAAGACTATTGCCGAGAAGAGACATGTGGAATCACTGAACCACAATATACAACAGGCAGAAGGGCAGACCTCTGATACTGATAGTCATGAAATCCAGGTCGATTTTGAGCGTCAAAGTAAGGCTAATGAGAGGCATGGCAACACTTCAACTCTTAACGGGCGGGAACATTTTACACCTCCGAATAAGCTGGCTGATCTAAAACAGAAAAATGTATGCACTAATGATGAAATCCAGAAGGAGCAGACTGAAGGTAATGTTTCCAAGCAGACTAGTGGTTGGACTCAGAAGAAGAATAGAAAAGGCTCAATAGCTTCATCAAATGATGGGCTTCAGCTTAAACATAGTAAACGTTTGGCCAAAGATTCATCTGCTGCTATGGAAAATAAACCTCTAGAAAGCGACGCTGGTGACCTGCAGAATTTTGGTCGTAATGTCCAAGTGCCAGAAGATGCTATGGATGATGAATCAATTGAATGGGTGCCTCTTCAGCAGTgtcccccctctccagattgtgaAGTGTCAGTTGCCACGACAGACACTGATTCTGTAGAAAGTGATGACGATGAGGACTATGTTGTATCTCCAAATCAAAGCATGTCTGAGTCTGACCATCCAGATAACGATGAGGACTATTGCCGATCTGTACATAAGGTGCCTCAGGAAATCTCTGGTGAATCAGATGACCCTGATGTAACCACGACTCCTTTAGTTCCTGATATGTCTGACCCCGAGCATTTCGCGCGGAATTATTTACCTCTAGAGGTCAGAAGGGCCCTTGCAAAGGGAAAGAAAGTAGGAGGTCGTCTTTGTCTCAAAGTGTGGACCTTGCCCAAGGGTGTACGGATACCGGTCTCCTTGAACACTTCGGGCCTGCCAGTCGGAGAAAATGCAATCATGTTGATTAACTTTCTAGGCGCACTGGCACGAGATGCAGTGTTGGCACCTCTCACATATGTAAGTTGGAAAACATTTCCAAAGGAGAACAAGGATGTTATGTGGCACATTGTTAAG CTTAAATTTGATGTTGATCCACCTCGCGAGTTGTCGGTCCTGAGCTCCATAAGAAACAAGTGGAAGTTTTGGAAATGTCACCTAAAACTGAAACACCACGATCCTCATATAACTGAAGAGGAACGCCTTGCTGATCGAGATCCTCGTGTCCCAGAAGAACAATGGCGAGTCCTTATTGCATATTGGAATACGGAAAAGGCAAAG GCCAGAAGTGCTGCAGGTAAAGCTTGTCGGGCGAAATCAACCTATATCACTAAAACCGGATCAAAGAGCTTTGCACGTATATTTGAGGAAGAG TCACGATCTGGTGACCCTGCTCTTGAGAATCCAGAAAGCCCAGAAGATGATTATGCACCTGCCATGGGTGCAAAAAGGAGGGCTAGTGCACGCACGTATACACCTGGGCCCTCCCCCAAAGACCTACAGGAAAGGTCAGACCCGCAAGCTGCGAGGGCCAAACGAAAGGCTGGAGATGAAGTCTCCACACCGAGAAAGAAGGTGGTAGTAACAGAGGAAAGTCGCCCCAAAAACTCTCAGGAAAATGCAGTCTTGGAAGCTGCGAGGGCTAAAAGAAAAGCTGAAGATGAGGCAGCCGCTCTAAGGAAGAAGGTGATAGTGATGGAGGAAAGTCAGAAAAAGCTGCAGGAGGACTTGGCAAGAGTGACAAACGCAATGAGTGCTATGCAGAAGATGATGTCAACTGGTGGCTTACCAAATGGAATAACGGATGAACCAGTGATGCTACCAAGTTTCCAACAG GAACGAAATGAAGCGAACTCCGATGATGTTTTGGAGCCGCATATTGTTTACTCAGGGCCACGTCATCCTTCCTCGCATAATCAACGGACTCGATGA